A window of Echeneis naucrates chromosome 13, fEcheNa1.1, whole genome shotgun sequence contains these coding sequences:
- the tnfaip1 gene encoding BTB/POZ domain-containing adapter for CUL3-mediated RhoA degradation protein 2 yields the protein MSGDSCLPQHHASTAFPLASPKTKTCSYQGAVGLGNKYVQLNVGGTLFYTTLQILTRQESMLKAMFSGQKEVFTDKEGWILIDRSGKHFGTILCYLRDGTVILPKGRQAVLELLAEAKYYLLYGLVEICQNSLQGNKEHPLCVIPVVTSSKEEERLIQSSTKPVVKLVYNRSNNKYSYTSNSDDNLLKNIELFDRLSLSFNSRVLFIKDVIGDEICCWSFYGQSRKLAEVCCTSIVYATEKKQTKVEFPEARIYEETLNTLLYETMPLPDNSLLEATRRSYNNCGSHSEEEEGPGGSELRERVRRIHVKRYSTYDDRPLGH from the exons ATGTCCGGGGACAGCTGCCTGCCCCAGCACCACGCCTCCACAGCTTTTCCTCTGGCTTCTCCCAAGACCAAGACCTGCAGTTATCAAGGAGCGGTTGGCCTTGGCAACAAGTATGTCCAGCTTAATGTTGGGGGGACCCTGTTTTACACCACACTGCAGATACTGACCAGGCAGGAGTCCATGTTGAAGGCCATGTTCAGTGGACAGAAGGAAGTGTTCACAGATAAAGAAG GTTGGATCCTGATTGATCGCAGTGGGAAACACTTTGGCACCATCCTGTGCTACCTGCGTGATGGCACAGTCATCTTACCCAAAGGACGCCAAGCTGtcctggagctgctggctgAGGCAAAGTACTACCTCCTCTATGGTCTGGTGGAAATTTGTCAGAACAGCCTGCAg GGAAACAAAGAGCATCCTCTGTGTGTTATACCTGTGGTGACATCTAGTAAGGAAGAGGAGAGACTCATCCAGTCTTCCACCAAG CCTGTGGTGAAGCTGGTTTAtaacagaagcaacaacaaatattCCTACACCAG CAACTCTGATGACAACCTGCTGAAGAACATTGAGCTGTTTGACCGGCTGTCTCTCAGCTTTAACAGCCGCGTCCTCTTCATCAAAGATGTGATTGGAGACGAGATCTGCTGCTGGTCCTTTTACGGTCAGAGCCGCAAACTGGCTGAGGTTTGCTGCACCTCCATCGTCTATgctacagaaaaaaagcagaccaAG GTGGAGTTTCCTGAGGCTCGCATCTACGAGGAGACCTTGAACACGCTACTGTATGAGACGATGCCGCTGCCCGACAACTCGCTGCTGGAGGCCACGCGTCGCAGCTACAACAACTGTGGCTCCCACagcgaggaggaagaggggccAGGAGGGAGCGAGCTTCGTGAGCGTGTTCGGCGAATCCATGTGAAGCGGTACAGCACGTATGATGACCGGCCCCTGGGACACTGA
- the ift20 gene encoding intraflagellar transport protein 20 homolog, producing MAKDPLAEGGFYFDELNKLRVLEPDVSQKTSELKEECKDFVDKIGQFQKIVGSLIELVDELAKEAETEKMKAIGARNLLKSVAKQREAQQQQLQALITEKKMQLERYRIEYEALSKVESEQNEFIDQFILQK from the exons ATGGCTAAAGACCCGTTAGCAGAgggaggcttttattttgatgagctcaaCAAGCTTAGGGTTCTGGAGCCAGATGTGAGCCAGAAGACCTCAGAGCTGAAGGAGGAGTGCAAAGACTTTGTGGACA AGATCGGCCAGTTTCAGAAGATTGTTGGAAGCCTCATTGAACTGGTTGATGAACTGGCaaaagaagcagagacagagaagatgaag GCCATTGGAGCCAGGAACCTGCTGAAGTCAGTGGCTAAACAGAGAgaagctcagcagcagcagcttcaggctCTAATCACAGAGAAGAAGATGCAGCTCGAGAG GTATCGTATCGAGTACGAAGCGTTGTCCAAAGTAGAGTCTGAGCAGAATGAGTTCATTGACCAGTTCATCCTGCAGAAGTGA
- the lyrm9 gene encoding LYR motif-containing protein 9 isoform X2, with protein sequence MRFICIAPNHNKITSRHLKYRAGLDQTLYKVIYRDPTDPPMSKHLATVAKKYFLTTTATRDNGVSNPNVFSDSSYLVGMSPLAGAQLIHTPVQLYRYLLRCCKLLPTPAMQHHYRHAIRQGYRSHSDEDDPERIQMIIQRAITDADWILDKYTKKK encoded by the exons atgagatttatttgtatagcgccaaatcataacaaaattacatcaaggcacttaaaatatagagcaggtctagaccaaactctttataaagttatttatagagacccaacagatcccccgatgagcaagcacttggcgacagtggcaaagaaataCTTCcttactactactgctactagAGATAATGGTGTCTCTAATCCGAATGTTTTCTCTGACAGCAGTTACCTCGTCGGGATGTCGCCTTTGGCTGGAGCCCAGCTGATCCATACACCAGTCCAGCTGTATCGGTACCTGCTCAGGTGCTGCAAACTTTTGCCAACTCCAGCAATGCAGCATCACTATCGCCACGCCATCAGACAG GGTTACAGGAGTCACTCAGATGAAGATGACCCAGAGAGGATACAAATGATAATCCAAAGAGCAATTACAGACGCTGACTGGATCCTAGATAAA TACACAAAGAAGAAGTGA
- the lyrm9 gene encoding LYR motif-containing protein 9 isoform X3: MSPLAGAQLIHTPVQLYRYLLRCCKLLPTPAMQHHYRHAIRQGYRSHSDEDDPERIQMIIQRAITDADWILDKVRMTSI; encoded by the exons ATGTCGCCTTTGGCTGGAGCCCAGCTGATCCATACACCAGTCCAGCTGTATCGGTACCTGCTCAGGTGCTGCAAACTTTTGCCAACTCCAGCAATGCAGCATCACTATCGCCACGCCATCAGACAG GGTTACAGGAGTCACTCAGATGAAGATGACCCAGAGAGGATACAAATGATAATCCAAAGAGCAATTACAGACGCTGACTGGATCCTAGATAAAGTACGGATGACGAGCATTTGA
- the lyrm9 gene encoding LYR motif-containing protein 9 isoform X1 — MRFICIAPNHNKITSRHLKYRAGLDQTLYKVIYRDPTDPPMSKHLATVAKKYFLTTTATRDNGVSNPNVFSDSSYLVGMSPLAGAQLIHTPVQLYRYLLRCCKLLPTPAMQHHYRHAIRQGYRSHSDEDDPERIQMIIQRAITDADWILDKVRMTSI, encoded by the exons atgagatttatttgtatagcgccaaatcataacaaaattacatcaaggcacttaaaatatagagcaggtctagaccaaactctttataaagttatttatagagacccaacagatcccccgatgagcaagcacttggcgacagtggcaaagaaataCTTCcttactactactgctactagAGATAATGGTGTCTCTAATCCGAATGTTTTCTCTGACAGCAGTTACCTCGTCGGGATGTCGCCTTTGGCTGGAGCCCAGCTGATCCATACACCAGTCCAGCTGTATCGGTACCTGCTCAGGTGCTGCAAACTTTTGCCAACTCCAGCAATGCAGCATCACTATCGCCACGCCATCAGACAG GGTTACAGGAGTCACTCAGATGAAGATGACCCAGAGAGGATACAAATGATAATCCAAAGAGCAATTACAGACGCTGACTGGATCCTAGATAAAGTACGGATGACGAGCATTTGA
- the LOC115052535 gene encoding trace amine-associated receptor 1-like — MEPVLCYESRNLSCPRTIYPLPVRITLYLVLGATVVLTVCGNLLVTVSVAYFKQLHSPTNCLVASLAVSDLLLGLLVMFPSMIQSVESCWYFGNLFCNFYLSSDVTLCTASILNLSFISLDRHYAVCQPLLYGKRITVNVVLSMIGVSWSVSVLIGFGMVFLKLNIWGVEEFYYNHVACEGGCVLLQSGLSSTVSSVLSFYIPGVMMLGIYLKIFLVAQKQLRSIRTTGASTPSQTKATKTLAVIMGAFLSFWTPFFVCNIIDPFLGYSTPPLLFMTFVWVGYLNSTVNPLIYAFFYSWFRKAFRLFTSGSVFKSNISETTLFT, encoded by the coding sequence ATGGAGCCAGTTTTATGCTACGAGTCCAGAAACCTCTCGTGTCCGCGGACCATTTATCCTTTACCTGTCCGCATCACGCTCTACCTGGTTCTGGGTGCCACGGTGGTCCTGACCGTCTGTGGAAACCTGCTGGTCACTGTCTCTGTTGCTTATTTCAAACAGCTCCACAGTCCCACCAACTGCCTGGTGGCGTCGCTGGCGGTGTCCGACCTGCTTCTCGGGTTGCTGGTCATGTTTCCCAGTATGATCCAAAGTGTCGAGAGCTGCTGGTATTTCGGCAACCTTTTCTGCAACTTCTACTTGAGCTCAGATGTCACTCTGTGTACAGCGTCCATCTTGAATCTGTCCTTCATATCACTGGACCGACACTACGCTGTCTGTCAGCCTCTGCTGTACGGCAAGAGAATCACGGTGAACGTTGTGTTGAGCATGATCGGGGTCAGCTGGTCTGTCTCAGTTCTCATTGGCTTCGGGATGGTTTTCCTGAAACTAAATATTTGGGGGGTGGAGGAGTTTTATTACAACCATGTGGCGTGTGAGGGGGGGTGTGTCCTGCTCCAGAGTGGCCTGTCGAGCACAGTCTCATCAGTTCTCTCCTTTTACATTCCAGGTGTGATGATGCTCGGCATTTACCTGAAGATCTTCCTGGTGGCGCAGAAACAGCTGCGCAGCATCAGGACCACCGGCGCATCAACCCCGAGTCAGACCAAGGCCACCAAAACACTCGCCGTCATAATGGGcgcatttctttctttctggaccccattttttgtttgtaacaTCATTGACCCTTTCCTCGGTTACTCAACCCCCCCCTTGTTGTTCATGACGTTTGTGTGGGTGGGATACTTGAATTCAACCGTCAACCCGTTGATATACGCATTTTTCTACAGCTGGTTCAGGAAGGCGTTTCGATTATTTACATCTGGAAGTGTCTTCAAATCCAACATTTCAGAAACAACACTTTTCACCTGA
- the ngef gene encoding ephexin-1 translates to MSVTALFRGKWGQKSQETPEKHQVAVVHSSHDDEDDDDDSKVSFSRQTIRRNSRFYRSMRKKRLASEQRDSSPRPDVDHSLSSRPPVPQKSPLLPGDRRLQPSPQFHHSRAVLPSDGEPSSRHALFNRDAVEKRRGGVGGGSVDGSSSSQLRDSPADMIIYRTHGVHSGDIKKLSEQTAAACTVQEVRGTAMSTQQPRCDGADQENANIRLLSNGGSSQTICHGLNIVKNIAFLYQEYRDTSKQQEIEQRRQQDSVSPRDTSGTVVRESGVSSPPALQLQLRNSTHSLNLWQNLEAVQTSGLLTQLSPKEIIMQEAMFELVTSEASYYKSLEILETHFLRNPLLFNTLSQSDMHFLFSNIEEVMKASERFLMDLEHRIEESIQISDVCDIVHHHAVEHFSVFIKYVINQVYQEKNYRRILEGNQAFREAMAALEKSPRVRGLSFTSFLILPFQRITRLKLLVQNILKKAEERSPREANAIKAHQQLEQIVKECNEGVRKMSRTEELISIEKTLEFKSKSVPIISHSRWLLKKGEVQLMSGPKTTRTMKSRKLCQPVYLLLFNNLLLVTKRSSSGDKFQVLDSCTRAMLRTEDNEDQGQLLANIFVLKLLENQEERPVSYMLKTASMSDKLRWMCALTPNRRTRFMSTSAHQPDSPQVQCIQSYSSQEPDELSIEMADILNLLERTDDGWMMGERLHDGERGWFPSRVVEEIHSKEIRAQNLREVFRIQQAQEGGGGLVSGARVGLRTGRRPTPKMSSSSNNWNDQMGESGEGRQ, encoded by the exons ATGTCTGTGACTGCCCTGTTCAGGGGGAAGTGGGGGCAGAAGTCACAGGAAACCCCAGAGAAGCATCAGGTGGCCGTGGTGCACTCCAGCCATGACGACGAAGACGATGATGACGACTCCAAAGTCTCATTCAGCAGACAGACGATCCGCAGGAACTCCCGCTTCTACCGCTCGATGAGAAAGAAGAGGCTGGCCTCTGAGCAGCGTGACA gttCTCCCAGACCTGATGTGGACCACAGTCTGTCCAGCAGACCACCTGTACCTCAGAAGTCTCCGTTGCTTCCTGGGGACAGACG ACTTCAGCCTTCCCCACAGTTCCATCATTCCAGAGCTGTGTTGCCAAGCGATGGGGAGCCCAGCAGCAGACATGCTCTGTTCAACAGGGATGCtgtggagaagagaagaggaggagtgggaggagggagcGTGGACGGATCCTCCAGCAGCCAGCTCAGAGATTCTCCAGCTGACATGATCATTTACCGGACTCACGGCGTTCACAGCGGAGACATCAAGAAGCTGTCTGAGCAAACTGCTGCAGCGTGTACTGTGCAGGAGGTCAGAGGGACGGCCATGAGCACACAGCAGCCCAGATGTGATGGAGCGGACCAGGAGAACGCCAACATCAG GTTGCTGAGCAATGGAGGAAGCTCCCAGACGATCTGCCACGGCCTCAACATCGTCAAAAACATTG CGTTCCTGTACCAGGAGTACCGCGACACCTCCAAACAGCAGGAGATTGAACAGCGGCGACAGCAAGACAGCGTCTCCCCCAGGGACACATCAGGGACTGTGGTGCGAGAGTCCGGCGTCTCGTCCCCCCCAGcactgcagctccagctgaggAACAGCACTCACTCTCTAAACCTGTGGCAGAACCTGGAGGCAGTCCAGACCAGCGGCCTCCTGACACAGTTATCTCCCAAAGAGATCATCATGCAGGAG GCTATGTTTGAGCTGGTGACATCTGAAGCATCGTACTACAAAAGTTTGGAGATTTTAGAGACACACTTCCTCCGAAACCCTCTGCTGTTCAACaccctcagccaatcagacatGCACTTCCTGTTCTCCAACATCGAGGAGGTGATGAAGGCCAGTGAACG GTTCCTGATGGACCTGGAGCACCGGATCGAGGAGTCTATCCAGATTTCTGACGTGTGTGACATCGTTCACCATCACGCAGTCGAGCATTTCAGCGTCTTCATCAAATACGTCATCAACCAGGTTTATCAGGAGAAGAACTACAGACGCATCCT GGAGGGAAACCAGGCGTTCAGAGAAGCCATGGCCGCTCTGGAGAAAAGTCCTCGAGTCAGGGGCTTGTCCTTCACCTCCTTCCTCATCCTGCCCTTCCAGAGAATCACCAGGCTGAAGCTACTTGTCCAA AACATCCTAAAGAAAGCTGAGGAACGTTCACCGAGGGAGGCCAACGCCATCAAGGCCcatcagcagctggagcag ATTGTTAAAGAGTGTAATGAAGGAGTGAGGAAGATGAGCCGGACCGAGGAGCTGATCAGCATTGAGAAAACTCTGGAGTTTAAATCCAAG TCGGTGCCCATCATCTCTCACTCACGCTGGTTGCTGAAGAAAGGGGAAGTGCAGCTGATGTCTGGACCGAAGACCACCAGGACCATGAAGAGCCGAAAGCTCTGTCAGCCGGTTTACCTCCTCCTGTTCAACAACCTGCTGCTGGTCACCAAACGCAGCTCTAG TGGGGACAAGTTCCAGGTCCTGGACTCATGCACTCGGGCCATGTTGAGGACTGAAGACAATGAGGACCAGGGTCAACTTCTAGCCAATATCTTTgttctgaagctgctggagaacCAAGAAGAACGTCCAGTGAGCTACATGCTGAAGACTGCCAGCAT GAGTGATAAACTTCGGTGGATGTGCGCGCTCACTCCGAACCGACGCACACGCTTCATGTCCACCAGCGCTCATCAACCAG ACTCTCCTCAGGTGCAGTGTATCCAGTCGTACTCGTCTCAGGAGCCTGATGAACTCTCCATTGAGATGGCTGACATCCTGAACTTGCTGGAGAGAACAGACGATG GGTGGATGATGGGCGAGCGGCTCCATGACGGTGAGCGGGGCTGGTTCCCCAGTCGagtggtggaggagatccacaGCAAGGAGATCCGAGCCCAGAACCTGAGAGAGGTCTTCAGGATCCAACAAGCccaggagggtggagggggtcTGGTGTCTGGAGCCAGGGTCGGTCTGAGGACCGGGAGACGTCCCACCCCGAAGATGTCCAGCTCATCCAATAACTGGAACGATCAGATGGGGGAGAGCGGCGAAGGGAGGCAGTGA
- the LOC115052536 gene encoding trace amine-associated receptor 13c-like — MGGLSQDQSCFPDSNTSCVVAQFSVVTRIGLYLLFASGILVTTLGNCIVIVSISHFKQLQNPTNVLVLSLALADLLVGVIVMPFSAVRTVRGCWFYSDDFCLLHSSFDMFLTSVSIFHLVCIAVDRQQAICDPLHYSRKITMSVAWIMVCVSWALAAVYSYGLLYSKANVAGLEEYMASINCLGSCNLLFNSLCGILDSVVCFFFPCAVMVCLYTKIFIVAKEHVRKIGGTVITSDGGRAGLVRQSEHKAAKTLAVVLGAFILCWLPFFTNSIFDAYTGFITPVAIFEAFVWLGYFNSTLNPVIYAFFYPWFKNCFYLIVSLKIFDPYSSTVTVNAQTH; from the coding sequence ATGGGGGGCCTGTCTCAGGACCAGTCCTGTTTTCCAGACTCTAATACCTCCTGTGTTGTGGCTCAGTTCAGTGTGGTGACCAGGATCGGCCTCTATCTGCTGTTTGCTTCAGGTATCCTGGTCACCACTTTAGGGAACTGCATTGTCATTGTGTCCATCAGTCATTTTAAGCAGCTGCAGAATCCCACCAATGTGCTGGTTTTGTCTCTGGCTCTGGCAGACCTTCTGGTGGGTGTTATTGTGATGCCCTTCAGTGCCGTTCGGACCGTTCGTGGCTGCTGGTTCTACAGCGATGACTTCTGTCTGCTGCATTCTAGTTTTGATATGTTTCTGACCAGTGTCTCCATCTTCCACCTTGTTTGCATCGCTGTGGACAGACAACAGGCGATCTGTGATCCTCTGCATTATTCCAGGAAAATAACCATGTCCGTGGCCTGGATTATGGTCTGTGTGAGTTGGGCGCTGGCTGCTGTTTACTCCTACGGACTTCTGTACTCGAAGGCCAATGTAGCAGGTTTAGAGGAGTATATGGCTTCAATAAACTGCCTGGGCAGCTGTAACCTCCTGTTTAACTCTCTCTGTGGAATATTGGACAGTGttgtctgtttcttctttccctGTGCTGTAATGGTTTGTCTGTACACTAAAATCTTTATTGTGGCCAAAGAGCATGTGAGAAAGATTGGAGGTACGGTGATCACCAGTGACGGAGGACGAGCTGGGCTGGTTAGACAGTCTGAGCACAAGGCAGCAAAGACTCTGGCTGTTGTTCTCGGGGCGTTCATCTTATGTTGGCTGCCTTTCTTTACAAATTCTATATTTGATGCCTACACAGGCTTCATCACACCTGTTGCCATCTTTGAAGCCTTTGTGTGGTTGGGTTACTTCAATTCCACCTTAAATCCAGTTatttatgcctttttttatCCCTGgtttaaaaattgtttttatcTGATTGTCAGTCTGAAAATATTTGACCCCTACTCTTCAACGGTGACGGTgaatgcacagacacactga
- the mrps23 gene encoding small ribosomal subunit protein mS23 yields MAGSRLEKFGTVFSRIRDLVRSGVIKPSERPVWYDVYEAFPPKREPLYVKPHFRLSSRKQESVPEIFYREDDVRAKFYELYGTGPRPLDLSKANFVSTCQRFVEKFSELKSSSDLDDSALFEETGKILLSEGVILRRRGAPPVAPESRDQVLDLKLTDMLAEQQMVDSTQTR; encoded by the exons ATGGCGGGCAGCAGACTGGAGAAGTTCGGGACCGTTTTCAGCCG GATTAGAGACCTGGTGCGTTCTGGGGTCATCAAACCTTCAGAGAGACCCGTCTGGTACGATGTTTACGAGGCTTTTCCGCCAAAGAGGGAGCCGCTTTACGTGAAGCCGCATTTCAGACTGAGCTCCAGGAAACAGGAGTCGGTACCTGAGATCTTCTACAGGGAGGATGATGTCAGAGC gaAGTTCTATGAGCTGTATGGGACGGGGCCACGGCCCCTGGATCTCTCCAAAGCAAACTTTGTTTCTACGTGCCAGAG GTTTGTAGAAAAATTCTCAGAGCTGAAGAGCAGCAGTGATCTGGACGATTCTGCTCTGTTTGAGGAGACGGGGAAGATTTTACTCTCTGAGGGCGTCAtcctgaggaggagaggagctcCTCCT GTGGCACCAGAGTCCAGGGACCAGGTCTTGGACCTGAAGTTGACCGACATGTTGGCTGAGCAGCAGATGGTGGACAGCACGCAAACACGATAG